A window of the Diospyros lotus cultivar Yz01 unplaced genomic scaffold, ASM1463336v1 superscaf1, whole genome shotgun sequence genome harbors these coding sequences:
- the LOC127793116 gene encoding U3 snoRNP-associated protein-like EMB2271: MKNKDLKRKKASAQKGSKRGKTGFSINEDPFFDAELTRSRRKIGDDDEIQSSDEESQEFLDDEAGGGEEKEEDEEEEETAAEKRKRVAEAYLEKIRAIAKREKEEEEEYGVRDDGEKEGERDSLVAQILQQEQLEESGRVRRFIASRVQKPESADGFRVLVKHRQSVTAVALSEDDLRGFSASKDGIILHWDVDSGKAEKYLWPSEEVIRSHGAKDPHGRATKHSKQVLALDVSSDGRYLATGGLDRHVHLWDTRTREHIQAFPGHRGPVSCLTFRQGTSEMFSGSFDRTIKIWNAEDRAYINTLFGHQSEVLGIDCLRKERALTVGRDRSMHLFKVPEESRLVFRAPASSLECCCFINNDEFLSGSDDGSIEQWSVLRKKPVHIVKNAHALLSPNMLEQRHNEGLPNGHIDSNPVANGIQIPGNHCSSAYSWVSSVTVCRSSDLAASGAGNGSVRLWAIGSELKDFRPLFELPLVGFVNSLAFAKSGEFLVAGVGQEPRLGRWGRVPAAKNGVAVHPLRLL, translated from the exons ATGAAGAACAAGGACCTGAAGAGGAAGAAAGCTTCTGCTCAAAAGGGCAGCAAAAGAGGCAAGACGGGGTTTTCGATCAACGAAGATCCGTTCTTCGACGCTGAATTGACACGCAGCAGGAGAAAAATCGGCGACGACGACGAAATACAGAGCAGTGATGAGGAGTCCCAAGAATTTTTGGACGACGAGGCGGGAGGCggagaagagaaagaggaggatgaggaggaggaagagactGCTGCCGAGAAGCGGAAGAGGGTGGCGGAAGCGTACTTGGAGAAGATAAGGGCGATAGcgaagagagagaaggaggaggaggaggagtatGGGGTGAGAGATGATGGTGAGAAAGAAGGCGAGAGGGACTCGCTTGTGGCGCAGATTCTACAGCAGGAGCAGCTCGAGGAAAGCGGCCGTGTTCGCAGATTCATTGCTTCTAG GGTTCAAAAGCCAGAAAGTGCCGATGGATTCCGGGTCTTGGTGAAGCACCGGCAATCAGTGACTGCTGTAGCTCTTTCTGAAGATGACCTAAGGGGATTTTCAGCTTCCAAAGATGGAATTATTCTTCATTGGGATGTAGATAGTGGGAAAGCTGAAAAGTACCTTTGGCCTAGTGAGGAAGTAATAAGGTCCCACGGCGCAAAAGATCCACATGGCCGAGCTACAAAGCACAGTAAACAAGTTTTGGCACTTGATGTCAGCTCAGATGGCCGTTACTTGGCCACTGGAGGCTTAGATCGTCATGTGCATTTATGGGATACTCGAACTCGAGAGCATATTCAG GCTTTTCCTGGTCATCGAGGACCTGTGTCATGTTTGACATTCAGACAAGGGACCTCGGAAATGTTTTCAGGGTCATTTGATCGAACTATTAAGATATGGAATGCTGAAGATAGAGCTTACATAAACACATTATTTGGTCACCAAAGTGAAGTTCTAGGAATTGATTGCCTAAGGAAAGAGCGGGCTTTAACAGTTGGGCGCGACCGGTCTATGCACTTGTTTAAG GTCCCTGAGGAATCACGCTTAGTATTTCGTGCTCCAGCATCATCTTTGGAGTGCTGTTGTTTTATAAataatgatgaatttttatcgGGCTCGGATGATGGAAGCATTGAGCAATGGAGTGTTCTGCGAAAGAAGCCTGTTCACATTGTAAAAAATGCTCATGCCTTGCTGTCACCTAACATGTTGGAACAGAGACATAATGAAGGATTACCGAATGGTCATATAG ATTCCAATCCTGTGGCAAATGGCATCCAGATTCCTGGGAATCATTGCTCATCGGCATATTCATGGGTCAGTTCTGTCACTGTATGTAGAAGCAGTGATCTTGCTGCTTCAGGAGCTGGTAATGGTTCTGTTCGTCTGTGGGCAATTGGTAGCGAACTTAAAGACTTCCGTCCCTTGTTTGAGCTTCCATTA GTTGGATTTGTAAATTCATTGGCTTTTGCAAAATCTGGAGAGTTCCTTGTTGCTGGGGTTGGGCAG GAACCCCGCTTGGGAAGATGGGGACGTGTTCCTGCTGCAAAAAATGGGGTTGCCGTGCATCCCCTGAGGCTCTTGTAA
- the LOC127792856 gene encoding uncharacterized protein LOC127792856, with the protein MEQLEKERIEAASEEVSREFKTLVNAEDLNALKQLQHLVLGRLQDSHAVLSHFNEYSENCYAEVSSDFSRNTRLLKSMKSDLDYIFQKLRSLKAKIMATYPDAFPDDSAIEALDRRPDLEIP; encoded by the exons ATGGAGCAATTGGAGAAAGAGCGGATCGAAGCGGCTTCAGAAGAAGTGAGCCGTGAATTCAAAACCCTAGTCAATGCCGAGGATTTGAATGCTCTCAAACAGTTGCAGCACCTCGT ATTGGGAAGGTTGCAGGATAGTCATgctgttctttctcattttaatgAATATTCAGAGAATTGCTATGCTGAGGTTTCTAGCGACTTTTCTAGAAATACACGTCTGTTAAAGTCAATGAAATCAGATCTTGATTACATATTTCAGAAACTGAG AAGTCTGAAAGCAAAGATTATGGCTACCTATCCAGATGCATTTCCTGATGATTCGGCAATAGAAGCGCTTGATAGGAGACCAGACCTTGAAATTCCCTAG
- the LOC127793197 gene encoding U4/U6 small nuclear ribonucleoprotein PRP4-like protein, translated as MEVDEENSVSISAAEPTAQMTDDQTSVSAIEPVPVQPIIPPIIAPSLVPPIAPIPSIPPSIPRPLAPLPVRPPVLKPPQVQNGDVKVSDSDSDRDDSGPSRTTAGSAAEYEVSEQSRQIRERQEKAMQELLMKRRAAALAVPTNDMAVRARLRRLGEPITLFGEREMERRDRLRMLMAKLDAEGQLERLMKAHEDEEAAASVANEEIEEDIQYPFFTEGSTTLMQARVQIAKYSIAKAAMRLERARRRRDDPDEDLDAEIDWALKQAGSLVLDCSEIGDDRPLSGCSFSCDGEKLATCSLSGVTKIWSMPQVTKVSTLKGHTERATDVVFSPVDNYIATASADRTARLWNSEGSLLKTFEGHLDRLARIAFHPSGKYLATTSFDKTWRLWDIDTGEELLLQEGHSRSVYGVSFHHDGSLVATCGLDALARVWDLRTGRSILAFEGHVKPVLGVSFSPNGYHLATGGEDNTCRIWDLRKRKSLYIIPAHSNLISQVKFETQEGYFLVTSSYDMTAKVWSCRDFKPIKTLAGHEAKVTSLDVVRDGQCVATVSHDRTIKLWSIRNNSKEKTMEID; from the exons ATGGAGGTGGATGAGGAAAACTCTGTTTCAATTTCAGCTGCAGAACCCACTGCCCAAATGACTGATGATCAGACTTCAGTGTCTGCAATTGAGCCTGTCCCAGTTCAACCTATCATTCCACCTATAATTGCACCTTCACTCGTGCCTCCTATTGCTCCAATACCCAGTATTCCTCCCTCGATTCCCCGTCCATTGGCACCTCTTCCTGTTCGACCACCTGTTCTTAAGCCACCTCAGGTGCAGAATGGTGATGTCAAGGTCAGTGATTCAGATTCTGATCGTGATGATTCAGGCCCCAGTAGGACTACTGCAGGTTCAGCTGCAGAATATGAAGTCTCAGAACAGAGTAGACAGATTAGAGAGAGACAGGAAAAGGCCATGCAAGAATTACTGATGAAGCGGCGTGCTGCAGCACTTGCTGTCCCTACTAATGACATGGCTGTACGTGCTCGTCTCCGGCGGCTTGGTGAACCCATAACACTATTTGGAGAAAGGGAGATGGAAAGGCGAGACCGTTTGCGTATGCTTATGGCAAAGCTGGATGCTGAAGGCCAATTGGAGAGGCTAATGAAAGCTCATGAGGATGAGGAGGCTGCAGCTTCTGTCgcaaatgaagaaattgaagaagacaTTCAGTACCCTTTTTTTACTGAAGGGTCAACAACACTTATGCAGGCGCGAGTACAGATTGCTAAGTATTCCATTGCAAAGGCAGCAATGCGTCTTGAGCGTGCAAGGAGGAGAAGGGATGACCCAGATGAAGATTTGGATGCAGAGATAGATTGGGCCTTGAAGCAAGCAGGGAGCTTGGTCTTAGATTGCAGTGAAATAGGGGATGATAGGCCACTTTCAGGATGTTCCTTTTCCTGTGATGGAGAAAAGCTTGCCACCTG CTCCTTAAGTGGAGTTACCAAAATATGGAGCATGCCTCAAGTGACCAAGGTTTCTACTTTAAAAGGTCATACAGAACGTGCAACCGATGTTGTTTTTTCTCCGGTGGACAATTACATAGCAACTGCCTCTGCTGACCGGACTGCAAGGTTATGGAACAGTGAAGGGTCATTGCTGAAGACATTTGAAGGACATTTGGATCGCCTTGCTCGGATTGCCTTCCATCCATCAGGGAAGTACTTGGCAACCACTAGCTTTGACAAGACTTGGAGATTATGGGATATAGATACTGGCGAGGAGTTGCTTCTTCAAGAAGGTCATAGCAGGAGTGTATATGGTGTATCTTTTCACCATGATGGATCTTTAGTTGCAACTTGTGGTCTGGATGCGCTTGCTCGTGTATGGGACCTTCGGACAGGCAGAAGCATTCTTGCATTCGAAGGCCATGTTAAACCT GTTCTAGGTGTCAGTTTTTCTCCCAATGGTTATCATTTGGCCACGGGTGGTGAAGACAACACTTGCCGTATTTGGGACTTGAGGAAAAGAAAATCATTGTATATAATACCAGCGCACTCAAATCTTATCTCTCAAGTCAAATTTGAGACTCAAGAGGGTTACTTTTTGGTAACTTCTTCGTATGATATGACTGCTAAG GTTTGGTCATGTAGAGATTTTAAACCTATCAAGACACTAGCTGGGCATGAAGCAAAAGTGACATCATTGGATGTGGTAAGAG ATGGACAGTGTGTTGCAACTGTTTCACATGATCGGACGATCAAACTCTGGTCAATCAGAAACAACAGTAAGGAGAAAACGATGGAAATTGACTAG
- the LOC127792842 gene encoding protein IQ-DOMAIN 12: MGKKRSWFSLVKRLFVSDPKPKGAKKSRRWRWVFGGLKPKQYPALAAPQRVIHDAREEQRKNAVAVAIATAAAAEAAVAAARAAAEVVQLTGVPQSYREYEKRTRNSAAIKIQAAYRAHLARKALKALRGLVKLQAMVRGRIVRRQVIAKLKCLPTSVKMKPQFLQERDSSIDESGKNGRRKQFLSLKEELEERKTKLRSNSHKSCDYSALAKEEIQALWLQKQEAIGKRERMKTYSASLRERRSDQKMETVPIPNNENGRWGNQFEPKTEPNSCRRREMLRLRTGSKHDSGEELSFQFTLPRRSFCQAKQKPIGDESSLPNSPVFPTYMAATESAKAKARSMSTPRQRLGLFDTYDDYSSAYKLRLSSSSSFNGEFAGTNGRRGATDRLCLSTKSLLRD, from the exons ATGGGGAAGAAAAGAAGCTGGTTCAGTTTGGTGAAGAGGCTCTTTGTTTCTGACCCAAAACCAAAGGGTGCAAAG AAATCAAGGAGGTGGAGATGGGTTTTTGGAGGGCTGAAGCCGAAGCAGTATCCCGCACTTGCAGCACCACAGAGAGTGATACATGATGCAAGAGAAGAGCAGAGAAAGAATGCTGTGGCTGTCGCCATTGCCACGGCAGCTGCAGCCGAGGCTGCTGTGGCTGCTGCCCGGGCTGCAGCCGAGGTTGTTCAGCTCACGGGCGTTCCTCAATCTTACCGGGAGTACGAAAAGAGGACTCGCAATTCGGCTGCCATTAAGATTCAAGCTGCTTACAGGGCTCATCTT GCAAGGAAAGCGCTCAAGGCACTAAGGGGACTGGTGAAGCTTCAAGCTATGGTGCGAGGCCGGATTGTGAGGCGTCAAGTAATCGCCAAACTCAAGTGTTTGCCAACCAGTGTGAAGATGAAACCACAATTCCTTCAAGAGAGAGATTCGAGCATCGATGAAAGTGGTAAAAATGGCAGAAGGAAACAGTTCCTCAGCTTGAAAGAGGAGTTGGAAGAGAGGAAAACCAAA CTCAGAAGCAACAGCCATAAAAGCTGCGATTACAGCGCCCTGGCAAAGGAGGAAATCCAAGCCTTATGGTTACAGAAGCAAGAGGCGATCGGCAAAAGAGAGCGCATGAAGACATACTCGGCTTCTCTTAGG GAGAGGAGAAGTGATCAGAAAATGGAAACAGTACCAATCCCCAACAATGAAAATGGAAGATGGGGCAACCAGTTTGAGCCAAAGACAGAACCCAATTCTTGCAGAAGAAGAGAAATGTTGAGACTGAGAACTGGATCTAAACACGATTCAGGGGAAGAATTGAGCTTCCAATTCACACTGCCCAGAAGATCATTTTGTCAGGCAAAGCAGAAGCCGATTGGCGACGAAAGTTCTCTGCCAAACTCTCCAGTCTTTCCAACTTACATGGCTGCTACAGAGTCTGCCAAGGCAAAGGCAAGATCAATGAGCACCCCAAGGCAACGACTCGGGCTTTTTGACACCTATGATGATTATAGTTCTGCATATAAGCTCAGGCTCTCTTCATCCTCGTCTTTCAATGGTGAATTTGCCGGGACAAATGGGAGGCGAGGCGCTACTGATAGGCTCTGCCTGAGCACTAAAAGTCTCCTCCGAGATTGA